In Arthrobacter citreus, a genomic segment contains:
- a CDS encoding ABC transporter ATP-binding protein, whose translation MANGEPAENPGMNKARSGSAGVRAGVSALGVRRRFGAVEAVRGMDFTAPPGAVTALIGPNGSGKTTLLLMLASLLAPDAGEVRIGGFDPTVDPGQVRSRVGWMPDTLGSWDSLTATEILMAMGAFYGMTGPAARARAAELLDTVHLSDLADKPARVFSRGQQQRLSLARSLIHDPEVLLLDEPASGLDPGSRVDLRVLLRRLAGEGKTVVVSSHVLSELDEMADRAVFVARGETVTTQSLADAGAQPRWYTVRALDEGSLLRQLEALQVPHRMQGDDRRPAVQVRLTGENAASELLRSLVLADIPVIAFAPAGGALEETYMSLDTDRR comes from the coding sequence ATGGCCAACGGTGAGCCCGCGGAGAACCCCGGGATGAACAAGGCGCGCAGCGGTTCCGCCGGCGTGCGCGCAGGGGTGAGCGCCCTGGGAGTCCGGCGCCGGTTCGGCGCTGTGGAGGCGGTGCGGGGCATGGACTTCACGGCTCCGCCTGGAGCGGTGACGGCCCTGATTGGCCCCAACGGGTCCGGCAAGACCACGCTCCTGCTGATGCTGGCATCGCTGCTGGCGCCCGACGCCGGAGAGGTGCGGATCGGTGGTTTCGACCCGACCGTCGATCCCGGGCAGGTCCGCAGCCGGGTGGGCTGGATGCCGGACACCCTGGGCAGCTGGGATTCGCTGACCGCCACCGAGATCCTGATGGCCATGGGCGCCTTTTACGGAATGACCGGTCCGGCGGCCCGGGCCCGCGCGGCCGAGCTGCTGGACACGGTGCACCTGAGTGATCTGGCGGACAAGCCAGCGCGGGTCTTTTCCCGCGGGCAGCAGCAGCGGCTGAGCCTGGCGCGCTCCCTGATCCATGATCCTGAGGTTCTCCTGCTGGATGAGCCGGCGTCAGGGCTGGACCCCGGATCCCGGGTGGATCTGCGGGTGCTGCTGCGCAGGCTCGCCGGTGAGGGGAAAACCGTGGTGGTCTCCTCGCACGTGCTCTCGGAACTGGATGAGATGGCGGACCGTGCCGTGTTTGTGGCGCGGGGCGAGACCGTCACCACCCAGTCACTGGCCGACGCCGGAGCGCAGCCCCGCTGGTACACGGTCCGCGCGCTCGACGAGGGTTCCCTGCTGCGGCAACTGGAAGCGCTGCAGGTTCCGCACCGGATGCAGGGGGATGACCGCAGGCCTGCGGTGCAGGTTCGGCTCACCGGAGAGAACGCCGCTTCAGAGCTGCTGCGCTCCCTGGTCCTGGCCGATATACCGGTCATCGCCTTTGCTCCTGCCGGCGGTGCCCTGGAAGAGACCTACATGAGCTTGGACACCGATCGCCGATGA